The window TGGTGACGGGATTAGAGAAACAAAAGGTGTTAATTCTCATAGATAACAAGTCGGCTATTGCATTGTCTAAAAACCCAGTGTTTCATGGAAGGAGCAAGCATATTCACACACATTTCCACTTCATACGAGAGCATGTGGAAAACGAGCAAGTCGAAGTTGAATATGTGAAAGGAAATGAGCAAGTGGCGGATCCCCTAACGAAGGCCTTAGCGTGCATAAAGTTTTTGGAAATGAGACCGTTACTTGGTGTGCATGAATTACTCTCTACTCAGAAATTCAGGGGGTAATTGTTGGCGAATTATCTGAGTCCGTTTGTGGCTTGAGGCGTGGATCGGGTTCAGCATAATAGTTTGGAGTGCAGTCCAAGTTATCAGTTTAATTTAAATATGAGATAATTATCTATTCCATATATAGAGGGTCTATTCTAGATAATTATATGATTTAAATTAAATCTAGATTCCTAGATATATACAATCGTGTTGGgttgtatacatatatatttagATGCCATGTTGGGTATGTCAGATAGAAAAAGGAATCACAAATAATTAGAGTTTTTGTGTAGCTTTCTCTAATAAAGACTTGCGTGTTTGGCATTGTCTGTgtcttattttttctttttagttctGTTAATTGCTTGAGAATCCACTCCCATTTGCATATTTCACCCGGTCCATGGATTGGACGATTTTAACCTTGGGAATCTTGATCTTCTCACCAAAATGCCCCTCGTCATATTgaaacaaataaaattaaaagttttaagaATAGTAAAAATTTATAACTATTGAATTATTTTATTGGATTCCATTATATTTATGTGACAAAGTACAATTATCTCAAATACCAAAAATCAACCTTTGATGGATTCCATTCGTTGTAAAAGCAGTATGCAAACTAAATAGTAAACACCCACTCAAAGGAATTGGAATCTGAACATACATTTGCTTAATTGAAAATGAAGTGGAATTCGATAATAAAATTGAAAAACTCTATAATTTTTCAATTATAATTAAatgtttagtttttatttatatcGGTAAcgagggtatttttgtcttttaatACAAAAAATGAAGAATGAAACTGAATCCCTTCCACCCATCAAAAATTGCTCATTAATATCATTATCATCTGATATTATAATACACAAATGGAGTATTtggttttaacatattatatccttgtgatctactataataaatgaaggtttttttgtcacatgtcctctTATCCTTCATTtgaacacatgacattttctaacatttttaaattttctatttttcacttgtcattttattgtatttttcattttattaaattaaaatttcacatttaatatgtaaggtaatatatatgtaaggtatttattagaaatggtttatatatgtaatgtatctaatAAATTAAAGtctctttaattttaataattcaaaagattcatcatttttcttataaattcaaacttttcaaattgttaaaattttatatttatgttttttttttaaaataaactcatgtaatacatgggtctcacacctagttgatTATTCATTTATACCGTTTTCAACAATTTTTCTTCTACCATAGCATATGGACACGTCCTGGATGAACATAGTTCATAAGACAAAGCCACAAAGGACCAAGATATGAGTTTAGATGCATCTTTACTACATTTTTATCATAAATTTATGTCCATATATACATTGATTTATGTTTCCTTATGAATTCAAGATTAGTAATTAACTTAATCAACCAGGGCGAAGGAAGTAGACAAAAATACCTAAATGGACTATAATTGTTCAACTCTCCAATGCTATCGAGACTCTTCCATCTCtggaaaaaaaacatatatacatatttttaaaaaaaaattacttttttgGGTTGCTTTTTCAAGACTAACATAGTTTGTTCATCATGAGATCAACTGCATCACGAACTACCAAAGAAACAACCCGAGGACAGGCCTTATTAATGCAGTTTTTGCAGCATCAATAACTTATGAGGTTCACGttatttttggagtttaataGTACAGACCTGAATAATCAAACATTATTAACTCAAATTCTGATATCGGTCTAAAGTACCATTTATAAGGTATTTCAATGTATCTTTAACTTTAGTTATGTATATAGAACAATAATTTTTATATCAAATTTTACTCAGGAGAGCAAACATAACTTTACTGATAATATAACTAGCATATGGGTTGTGATATATGTCTGAACATGTATGTAATTTATGCCAATGAATTTTAGTAATTTAAAGCAAGGAAAATTAATGGAAGAGTTTGATGAAAGTTCACTTTTTTCATAAGGGATGGATAAAATCATGTAAATATCGTAATGCAGATTACCACTAAGTTAATTAAGTTTGGCGAAATAAACTATAGAAAATTCAAAAAACTAGTGTAATTGTATGATATTTGGTTACATTTTATCTTTAAGAAAATAGGCTCTGGTCAGCCAGGGTTCTTTTGGAATTGTGTTTCAGGGAAGAGATATGTAGTGGAATTACTGTTTTACCCTCTCAGACAGGTCAACTGCTTAGAAACAGGTACAATGAAAGGCGGAAATAAAATGATAAGAAAAGAAATAAATTTTGAGCGTTTATGCTATTTTTCATGTTCAGAATAAAAGTTTCGAATCTCAAGATACTTCTAAATAATCTCAAGTTCAACATTTCTATCTCTGTTTTAATGCAAATACTTGATTCTTGCCTCTCTTTCTGTTTTTTTATAGTTTGCAAAACAGTATCACGGGGTGAACAAGTTGGTTCAttaacaaaatgaaagataaataattaaaataatacatgatattttttttgcTTCTTTTTATTAGTCCAACACTAGTCGTACAACTCCAATAAACCATTACGCCTGAACTTTTGACCAAAAACAAATACGATAAATGTCACTATGACCCAACAAACTAACACCTTTTGTTTTAAAAGGTCCttgatcattttttttttttgcatttgagGGGTGTAAACTTGATATTAACCTGTTAATCTAGGTAACTTACCTCCTACTACCGGTTTCTCATGCCAAATataaataatatcaaataataTGGCTTACTTATTCCACCGTGGATTCCCTTTACCTTACATTAGGACCCACAATGTAAATCACTTCAAAATTTAACCATCATTTATGTTTACTGTACTCCTCTATTCACCTTCATATCTGGAACTCTCCTTAACCACCAAACCCCCACCACAGCTAATATGCTTCTGCCCCCGACCAACTTATCACCGAAAAATCAATACCATTGATTATGCAACCATTACACATAATCGTTTATGATTCGGGAAAGATTTCAGTTGTAGCCCTAGTTTTACCAGATCTGAATGACGGAAATGATGGCGGCGATGCTTGTTGATTTGCCACAGACGACGATCATAGTTGTTGATTCGCTACAAAACGAAGACGACGATGGTTGTGATCCACCACATACGGAAACGACGACGACGTTGGTTGTTGATCTGCCACAGACAGCAACGATGGTTTTTGATCCGCTACAAACGATGGTGAAGATGGTTGTTAATCTGCCACAGATGGTGGTCGCTAAGAACCTATTCATGTTCATGGGACAAGTATTGAAAGATTGGTTTTTGTTTCACCCCTTCACTTCTAATTTATTGGTTTGATTTTTGTAAGAGGCGGTGGTGGTTTGGATTAATGTTTGATTGCAGATGATCTGAATTTTTTTCTAGGCTTTTTAGTGTTCTGGGTTTATTAGATTTGCAATGTGTTTGACAGTGATTGGTGGATGGTGGTGGGAGAGGTAGGTGTCCGATGGTGGTGTTGGTGGTGACCCGAAATCTTTCATGTAGATGTAGATTGATCCCACTACAAATCTTTCACATCCTTCCCATAGAATCATTTATGATTTAGAATTTTGCTGCAGATTGATTCTGAATAGTTGGAATTACCAAGTTGCAATGTTTATGCTACCATTAGTGTTTTCTTCGTCGTTATTAGCTTCTGGTAGTGTTAGCTTCAGGTGGTTGTATATAGTGGCTTCAGTGGTtatagatggtggtggtgaaatcATTTAATGAAATGGATATTAAACTTGCTAACTGGACTTCTTACCGGTAACAAGttaagaaattaaaaaataaggacattttaaaacataaaaatcaaGTATACACCCTTGTAATGcaaaaaaaataagataaatgacattttaaaacataatatgtTAGTTTGTTGGGTCACAGTGACATTTACCCAaacaaatattataccaaatgtgcctttgatttttctttttattacctCCTTTATCCTTCTTATCTTTAATCATTACATGCTTCATAGATGAAACTCCTCATTATTATCAATGCAATCTTGGTCCAGATGGTAGGCGAAGAGATGCTCATGAAATGCCCGAGCTTTGTAGAGGAACAATCCAGTGGCAGAGCTAGATGGGGCGTTGGGGTACTATAGTATcccaaaaaattgttttatacatatataaaatattatttgtaaACATTTTTCATGTTATTGCACCTTCAACTAAAGAGATTATAACATATTTTTAATGCTCGATATTGGATaactacatataatatattaacaatgtTTGTACCCCATATCAAAATTCCACTAGAACAATCAAATTTGTTGACACAATTGAAGTTCTTGTTAGCATAAGTTTGTTACCCAATGAATCTGTTTagttaaaaataaacaaaattatattaTTGTATCAATATTCATGGATTCTTCTTCCTTACATATCAATTTGTAAAAAAAGCAACCAAAATCATTGACGAGGTTTCATGGACACTAGTTGGATAAAAGAGTGACGACTTTGACTACTTTTTAGTGACGGTAAAATTCGTCAAAGATATCATGATCACTGTAATTTAGTGATCGCTTAAATGTGACCACCAATATTCTCGTCACTAAATCGTGACCACTCTTCTATTGTTAATGACCACTTTGTTTCCGTCACTAGTTtacgtttttcttgtagtgacacATAATTTACATTAATTTTTCTTGTTAATGATATGCATGATCTCTTACTATATATGTAGAAATAGAAAGGCAATTTGGTAAATATAGTTTGGTATGCATGGGGGATCTCTTAGGAAGAAATACGAAGATGACACGTTGCAAAACGTGATTTATAGGGCTTGGTGTGGGTCATCCATTGCATGGAGGATCCTATGTGACACCCTTTAAACGCATTTAAGGGCTTTGTAACACGGCCCCATGCAATGTTATGTTAAGAGGTATTGATACGGCAACATAACTCAGTGCATCGTTAAGAAGAAAAAGGAAGCAATGTCAATTAgctttttactttttatttttcctttttaaaGTGGTGTGATGGTATTTCTAATAAAAATAAAGTGGTATGAAGAACAACATAACAGGTAATGTGTCAAGAGAAAATTATGTTGAGAGGAATACCAACCCACCTATCTAAACGTGACATTTAACACAAAAGATTATTATTTATTGAAATAGAGATCACATCTATAATGGATCTAGTAGATATTTTTGTTGGTATTGTTTAAGTACTTTATTTTACTTTCGTTATTATTTTGTATCTATTTTGTTTAGCAAACTAGttggttagatttttttttttcgtatttaattgtcgactaaagttCATATTTCTTCGATACTAAGACCATTAATTCCATAAAAATCTTATATcaatatgtttacttgtattgcACCATCGGTGCATGTAATCAATTAGACCATCCGGTATGGTCTTCACGACCACAACCTCCTTCCACCTCTACGTCACCGTCATCGTCTTCCTCAACATAGCCGGGATGGTGCTCAACATCGTCTTCCTCGTGGTCAGCAagagagaagaagaaaggaagagaGGAGAATAGAGACTTGATTGGTCGTTCTCCTCTGTCCTCCCCAACATGAACTACCACGACCACGAGCCATAACGAGGCACCAAGATGGTGTGCACGATCGTGGTTCATGGTCTGCTAGACAATGAAAACTTTCGTCTTGGGTATACCGGACGACCTTATCTCAAGATAGTCTCGTTGTCTtggattttttttggatttttttttggaTAAGTAAATATCTTTGTTATATAATACCAAAGGCAACAATAATTATTATGGCTGTTGAACCATGCACTTGGCTTCTATAAAAAAATGATGGCCTTTGAAAAAACATGTATATCTATGTCCAGAGAAACTTAACGACCTATTTGTCTCTCTCCTCATCCTTGTTGTTTTCCAATTTTTAAagattaataaaaattaaaaaggaTGTTGAGGTGCTCTCGTATGTCTTTTCCGCCGGATATCTGACGACGTATCTCTTGGACGGAATTTGACAACCCCTTGCCATCTTAACCAATAATTACCACCATGCCACAATATgataacaccaccaccaccaccatccgcCTAGATCACGACCTTTGTTGGCCTTTTGGAACCCTCGAAGGCCTTGACCATGATGACATTCGTACGACCGCTTATGAAATATTCTTCACGTCATGCAGATCTTCGCCAGGTTTCGGAGGTCGTAATGCCATCCAATTTTACTCGTCGGAAAGTAATGGAGGGGATCATGCGTCTGGTGGTACTGGATCTCCGGCAAAAGCAGGGGGTCATGGGGTGGGGATGGCAGTAACGAGTAAAATCAAGAGGGCGCTTGGGTTAAAGATGCTAAAACAATCTCATTCTTCACGGAGAAGCAACTCATGTGGGACGAATCCCATGTCTCCCGGAGGACACCATGGAAATGCGAGCCCCGGCATTGGATTTTCGACTGTACCTGGGAGGTCCAGGAGGCCATTGACGTCCGCAGAGATCATGCGACAACAGATGAACGTGCCGGAGGCAAGTGATAACAGGCTGCGAAAGACACTCATGAGAACCCTCGTTGGACAGGCAAGTAATTAAATGTTTCACATCGATCATTAATTACATCAAATTTTTGAATGATCGATCTGGCATTCATGCTtctttaattaatttcataactaGGGCTAACAAATTGAATAAAACAATATATAGATGGGAAGACGTGCAGAGACGATCATTCTTCCATTAGAGCTCCTCCGGCATCTAAAGCCATCTGAATTCAACGATTCAAAAGAGTATCACATCTGGCAAAAACGTCAACTAAAGATCCTCGAGGCAGGACTCCTCCTTCACCCCTCAAACCCCCTGGACAAATCTGACTCCTTTGCAATGTGTCTTCGAGAGGTGGTTCGTAGCAGCGATGTTAAGCCAATTGATACCGGAAAAAACTCTGAGACCATGAGAAATGTGTGTAATTGTGTGGTTTCACTGGCATGGAGGAGTGCCGATGGGTGCCCAACTGATGTTTGCCACTGGGCTGACGGTTTCCCATTCAACGTCAACCTCTATTCTGCCCTCCTTCATTCCATCTTCGACTCAAAAGACCAGACTAGCATTCTTGACGAGGTGGATGATCTCCTCGAGCTTATGAAGAAAACATGGAGTACTTTCGGAATCAACAAGCCCATGCATGACTTGTGTCTCACTTGGGTACTTTTCGAGCAATATGTTACGACAGGACACGTGGAGAATGATCTTCTTAGTGCCTCCTTGACCATGTTGACAGAAGTGGCAAACGACTCCAAGAAAGTTGATAGAGAGCCCGTCTATGTAAAGATGTTGTCTTCTGTCTTGACTTCAATGACTAAGTGGTGCGAGAACCGATTATTGGATTACCATGAAAGTTTTAACAaaggaacgattggtgtaatggAGCATATTCTTCCTCTGGTTTTCTCGGCCACCAGAATCTTGGAAGAAGACGTACCTGGATATGGATATGAACTGAAAGGCGATCTAACTTCAGATTCTACAGGGAATAATGTTGACCAGTACACCAGATCATCTTTAAAGAAAGCATTCGCCAAGGTAATTAATTCACACACGATTTCATAAATAATTTAATATTGGGACTTGATGAGGTAGTATATATCTATCTATCATACATGTAACAGATGGTAGGGAACCGAAATTTGATAAGCAGAAACATGCCATCACAACAAGTGTGTGAAACACTTGTCCAATTAGCAAATGAAACAGAGGAATTAGCGTTTAAAGAGAAGGAAACTTATTGTGTGGTGTTGAAGAGATGGAACCCTATATCAGGTGGAGTTGGAGCCTTGACACTGCACTCATGCTACGGTGTCTTGTTGAAGCAATTCTTGTCATGTAACTCTGACATCAGCCACGAGATGCTCACAGTCTTACATCGAGCAGacaagcttgaaaaggtgctggTTAACATGATTGTAGAAGACTCTGTAGAATGTGAAGATGGTGGAAAGAATGTTATAAGGGAGATGGTCCCATACGAAGTCGATTCCATCATTGCAAAATTTTTGAAGCAGTCCGTTGGCGGCAGGCTGAAAAAAATCAGAGAGGTTGTTCACCGAGCTAAAGAATCTGAAGTAcgtaaaaaagttaaaaataactaTTTAAGTAATTTAATAATTATGTTAACTCAAttaatttcttcattttttttttaaccaAGACATGGAATCCAAAGTCCAAAACTGAGCCTTACGCACAATCAGCCGTAGAGCTACTAAAGCAGGCTAGAGATCTTCTGGTTTCCTTCTTTGAGATTCCAATTGCTATAGCTGAAACTATGGTTGAAGATTTTGCAGATGGAGTTGAGAGAATTCTGCGAGACTATACTACTTTCGTTGCCTCATGCGGTACACATAtgttgttttttcatttttaatgttAACAAGCTTTTTGGTTTGAAAAAAGCTAGGACTCCCATGTATCTAATATATTGGATATAATAAGATCTCATCAAACATATGGTATCAGTTTTATTTGGAATATTCTCTAACTTTTAAAAATGGTATGTGCTTATTGATTCTTCTCAGGTACAAAACAAAACTATATTCCGGCACTCCCTCCTCTAACAAGATGTAGTCGAGGATCAAAATTAGCCAAACTCTGGAAAAAGGCAACACCTTGTGCAGTATCAGGAATGAGTCCGTATCATTTGGGGTTGGAGGAAGGCAACCATCCACGCCCTTCCACCAGTCGTGGAACACAACGTCTCTACATCCGTCTCAACACCTTACACTACCTTATTTCCCAACTTACTTCCCTTGAAAAGTGTTTTGCCCATTCCTCTAGAATTATTCCTTCACATAAAAACCGTGCTAGCAGTAGCCGACGCCATGCAGCCGGTGGGGCCCACTTTGAGCATGCTCGATCCTCCATTATGGCCGCCACTCAACATGTGTCTGAGGTCGCAGCCTACCGCTTGATATTTCTTGATTCAAACTCGGTTCTTTACGGCAGCCTATACGTAGGTCATGTAGTGAATGCCCGAATTAGCCCAGCTCTTAGAGTTCTCAAACAGAATCTGACCCTATTAAGTGCTATCGTTACAGAACGAGCTCAACCTTTGGCAATTAAAGAAGTCATGAAGGCTTCTTTCGAAGCTTACCTTATGGTTTTAATAGCTGGTGGAGGGACGCGATGTTTCACCAGGGTGGATCATGAGATGATTGAAGATGATTTAAGGCATTTGAAGAAGGTATTTACTACTTATGGAGAAGGGCTTGTACTCCAGGAGGATGTGGTAGAAAAGGAGGCTGAGACTGTGGAAGGAGTTGTGGCCTTAATGGGGAAGTCAACCGAGGAATTGATTGAGGACTTCACTGTGGTAGCCTGTGAGGCTAGCGGTATTGGAGTAAGTTCAGGGCAAACATTGCCTATGCCTCCCACCACCGGAAGGTGGTGTAGCAGTGACCCTAACACTATGTTACGCGTTTTGTGCCATAGAAAAGATCGTATTGCAAATTCATTCTTGAAGAGAACTTTCCAGCTAGCCAAGCGGGCCTAAATATGCTTTAAATGAAATAGATAAATCGCACAAGGATCGACTAATTCTAATAATCTCAAATTTAAGGGATTCTATTTCTAGAGGGAAAATACAATTGAAGCGGGATATCAACATCTTGTAAATTCTGGTTTTTCGGGAGGTGGACTTCGGGTTTTTCAAAGAACTTTATTCTTCATTCATTGTACAATGTATATTCATTTTCTGTAAATAATTTCATCTTCTAAATGCATTGTTATACAAAATCATTGGTGCAACATGATCAAAAACAGAGAAA of the Lactuca sativa cultivar Salinas chromosome 6, Lsat_Salinas_v11, whole genome shotgun sequence genome contains:
- the LOC111908042 gene encoding protein unc-13 homolog; the encoded protein is MPQYDNTTTTTIRLDHDLCWPFGTLEGLDHDDIRTTAYEIFFTSCRSSPGFGGRNAIQFYSSESNGGDHASGGTGSPAKAGGHGVGMAVTSKIKRALGLKMLKQSHSSRRSNSCGTNPMSPGGHHGNASPGIGFSTVPGRSRRPLTSAEIMRQQMNVPEASDNRLRKTLMRTLVGQMGRRAETIILPLELLRHLKPSEFNDSKEYHIWQKRQLKILEAGLLLHPSNPLDKSDSFAMCLREVVRSSDVKPIDTGKNSETMRNVCNCVVSLAWRSADGCPTDVCHWADGFPFNVNLYSALLHSIFDSKDQTSILDEVDDLLELMKKTWSTFGINKPMHDLCLTWVLFEQYVTTGHVENDLLSASLTMLTEVANDSKKVDREPVYVKMLSSVLTSMTKWCENRLLDYHESFNKGTIGVMEHILPLVFSATRILEEDVPGYGYELKGDLTSDSTGNNVDQYTRSSLKKAFAKMVGNRNLISRNMPSQQVCETLVQLANETEELAFKEKETYCVVLKRWNPISGGVGALTLHSCYGVLLKQFLSCNSDISHEMLTVLHRADKLEKVLVNMIVEDSVECEDGGKNVIREMVPYEVDSIIAKFLKQSVGGRLKKIREVVHRAKESETWNPKSKTEPYAQSAVELLKQARDLLVSFFEIPIAIAETMVEDFADGVERILRDYTTFVASCGTKQNYIPALPPLTRCSRGSKLAKLWKKATPCAVSGMSPYHLGLEEGNHPRPSTSRGTQRLYIRLNTLHYLISQLTSLEKCFAHSSRIIPSHKNRASSSRRHAAGGAHFEHARSSIMAATQHVSEVAAYRLIFLDSNSVLYGSLYVGHVVNARISPALRVLKQNLTLLSAIVTERAQPLAIKEVMKASFEAYLMVLIAGGGTRCFTRVDHEMIEDDLRHLKKVFTTYGEGLVLQEDVVEKEAETVEGVVALMGKSTEELIEDFTVVACEASGIGVSSGQTLPMPPTTGRWCSSDPNTMLRVLCHRKDRIANSFLKRTFQLAKRA